CTTGGAAGAGACTCATAGAGGAGGGAAGTGCATGTATGCGCTAGCCTCCAGGGCAGCAAGGTCCTTCACGTCGGAGCTGTCTTCCGGAAACACCTCATGCCCCCCACTCCCCCCTGCCCCTGCTCCTCGGGCCTGCGCTACACCGCGTGCTGCGCCCGCTACCACCGTGGCACCGCGGAAGCACCCGACGCCGAGGCCCTCATGCGCTCGCGCTACAGCGCCTTCGCCCTGCGCGAGGTGGACTACCTCTGGCGCACCCTGCACCCCGACCACCCGGACCGCTCCCGGCCCCGGGAAGACTTCGTGCGCGAGCTGCGCGCCCAGGCCAGCGCCCTCAAGTACCCCCGGCTGTACGTGTTGGACCGCCAGCTCACCGACCCGTCCGGGACGTCGGTGGTGCTCTTCTACGCGCGCGTCTTCGAGAGCGGCAAGGATCGCTCCTTCGTGGAGCGCTCGGAGTTCCGCCACGATGGCACCGGCTGGCGCTACCGGAGCGGCGAGGCGCGCGCCCCCCAGTCCCTGCCCGCGCCCCCCGAGTCCCTCACCCTGGCCACCTTCGCCGCGTCCGGGGGTCCGGCCGGGGAGTAGGGGGTCCGCCCGGTTGAAGGGGGGATGACCCCCCCCTTTCAGACCCGAGGCCCCTTCGGGTAAAACGCTGCCCACCACGCGCATGCGGGCCGAAGCGGGGGACGGGTCGTTCACGTGAATCGGACGCGGTCGAGGTCATCACGCCACCAGGGCAGAGGAAGTCTCGGCGGTCTGGCGCTCCTGGGCGCCCTGTTGGCCGGCTGCGAGACGTACTTCGTGGACCCCTACCCGCCCGACATCAGCACCCTGCCCCGTGAACGGGTGATGAAGGTGCGCGATACTCCCGTGGTCTACGGCCTCATCTTCGACCTCCACATTCCCAATGCCGCCGAGTGCACCCGCGTCAAGGGGCAGCTGACGGCGACCCTGCGGGCCGCGCTGCTCCCCCCGGGCCGGGAGGGGATGGAGCTGTCCGTCCATGACCTCTCACCGGGGTGTGTACAGCCCAGCCAACGGACGTACCCCTATACCCGCTATGCGGAGCAGCACGCGGCGGCGGTGGCACGCTTCGGTCAGGGACGGTTCAAGCCGGTGTTGCTCTACTTCAACAACGTGGAGCTGACGCTTCCGCCGTCCCTGAGGGAAGACTTCATCAATCTGCAAAACGGGGGCGGCAACTCCCCTCAAGTCTGGGCCCTGACGACCCAGGAGGTCCTGAGCAACATCCGGTTCACCCAGAGCGCGCTCTGGACCTACAGCTCGGATCCCCGCCTGACGGCGAAGCTCGAGGAGCTGGCCCGGGCGCAGTTGCCTTTCATCCAGCACGAGCAGCCCCCCGCGGGGGGCTTTGCCCTGTTCACCTCGCAGGAGCTCTCCTGGGTGCGGGAATTCAAGGGGTGTACCTACGCGACCGGCCTGAGCGGCATGAACTTCGTCTACGGACCCCAGACCCTCACGGTGAACGCGGCCTATCCCCCCCGCTACCAGGTGACCGTCCCCACGCAGGAGCCGGTCCCTCGCAACCAGAAGCTCGAACCGGTGACCATCCGCTTCGCGCTCGAGGCGTGTCGCGAGCATTGCGAGCGCTTCTTCTCCACCTCCGAGGGCGAGTTGCTGTCCTGGAACGCCACGCCCCGCTGTCTCCTGTCGGGCTCCCTCTGATGCTCTCCGGACTCCTCCTCGTCCTGCTCGCCGCGGATCCCGCCTCGCCCATTCCCGGCACCGAGGGCACGCCCGTGCGCGTCGAGCGGCGGCTCCTGCTCAAGCAGGGCCACGTGTTCGCCACGGGAGGCCCGGGCTACCTGGCGCGCGGCGACTACTACAACAACCCGGGCCTGCTGCTCTCCGGGAGCTGGTACCCGATGGAGACGGGCGGCGTGGAGCTCAAGCTCGCCCTGTTCTTCTCCTCGCTCAGCGCCGCGGGCTCCGAGGTCTTCGACCGCACCGGCCTCGTCCCCGACGCCCAACGCCCCGTCGCGCTGCTCGCGGCCGGCTGGCGGCATGCGCTCGGCTACGGCAAGGTGCTCGTCGGCACCGGGACGCTGCTGCACTTCGACGTGCAGGCCGCCGGCCACCTGGGCTTCACCTTCACCGATCGCGGGGTGAGCCCCTCGCCGATGGTCGGCCCCGGCCTGCTCGTGCGCGTGAGTCCGCGCGTCCACGCCCAGCTCGATGTGCCCCTCGTGGTGACCTTCGAGAAGCGCCAGCGGGGACTCGTGTCGCTCGGGGTACTGCCCACGCTGACGTTCGGGGTGGTGCTGTGAGGGTACCGCTGCTCGCGGTGGCGCTCGCCACCCATCCCTACGCCGAGCCCTTCTGGGCCCGCGATCTCACCGCGCTGGTGGAGCGGCTCACCGCGCCTCCCGTGGACCCGGCCGATGCCGAGCGGCAGCGGCTCTTCGGCGACGTGGTGAGCTTCCTCAACTGCGAGCCCCTCGCGCCGCTGCGGCCCGAGGACAGCCCCCGGGCCCCGCGCGCTCTGTTGCGACTGGAGGTGGCCCGCCGGGGCCGGCTCGGCGCGTCCGCCGCCTCCTCCGCCACGCTGTGGCGCGACGTGCTCACCCCCGACTTCTTCCGGCGCGCCGCGCTGCTCCCCAAGGAGCAGGCGCTGCGCTGGCCCATCGAGGAGGAGAACTGGTCCTCCGAGACGCTCGAGCTGCGGCTGCGGCCCTCGTCCTGTGGGCAGCCCGTCCCCGCCACGGATGAGCTGCCCCTGCTCACCTCCGAGCTGGAGCAGGAGGTGGACAAGACCCTGGGCGCGGAGGTGGCGCACCGGCTGCTCTACCACCGCGCATCCCGGCTGCTCACGCTCGGGCGGGCCGACGAGGCGCGGGAGGTGGCGCGCCGGTTGAATCCCTCCGCCATGGGCGACGCCCTGCGGCCCCTGGGCCAACTGCTGCGGCTCGGCCTCGGAATCGATCCCCCCGCGGGCTACCTGTCCCTCGTGGACGAGCCCGTGCTCTCCCCGTTGCGGATGCCCATCGTCGCGCAGGCCGCGGCGCACCTGTCCACCGAGGCCCGCTGGCGGGAGGTGCTCGCGATCACCGAGCCCTACGCCCCGAGGCCCGATGCCCGGGCCTCCCTCTCCGAGTCGCCCCAGCGCTGGGATGTCTTCTACCGGCGGGCGCTGGCGTACCAGGCGCTCGGGGAACGAGAGTCGCTCGCGCGCATGTGGCCCTCCATCTTCCCCGCCCTCGCCAGCGCCCAGGACTCCCGGGTGGAGGCGCTGCGAGGCATCGCCCTGGCCGATCTGGCGCGCGGCACGCTGGACACCCAGGCCCTGACGCTGCTGCGCGACCTGGGACCCGCCGCCGCCTTCCCCCGGCGGCTGGCCACCCTGGGAGGCCTCGCGCTGGACCGGGGCAACGTGCGGCTGGCGCTCGACGTCTCCGAGCGGTTGCTCCTCGAGAAGAGCGCCCTCTTCCGGGTCCGGGGGCACACCCTGCGCGCCGAGGTGGCGCTCGCCTCGGGCGACGCGACGGGGCTCACCCGCGCCATCGAGCGGCTGCTCTCGCTGCGCCGTCAGGAGCCCGTGCCCACGAAGGACCTGGAAGAGGTGGACCGCATCGTGC
Above is a window of Cystobacter fuscus DNA encoding:
- a CDS encoding YchJ family protein, with product MPPTPPCPCSSGLRYTACCARYHRGTAEAPDAEALMRSRYSAFALREVDYLWRTLHPDHPDRSRPREDFVRELRAQASALKYPRLYVLDRQLTDPSGTSVVLFYARVFESGKDRSFVERSEFRHDGTGWRYRSGEARAPQSLPAPPESLTLATFAASGGPAGE